The genomic stretch TGATTCctgaataattttcaaaatattttaaaatagttcttaaatgatttaaaattaattctAAAATGTTTCCTAATTGGGtttataatgaaataaaatcaataacaaaataattccaaaaaaaatcataaataattCTGAAACGATTCCGAAATGGTTCAACAAATTCAGAaatgtttcaaattttattctaaaatgattcaaaaatgaCTATTAAATGATTCCAATAATTTCTGAACGAGAACTGATTTAGAATGCTTTCAAAGTATTTCCAAATTGATTCTGAaatacactggattctctttttacgcgattgatacgTGCGCGCAAagaacaaatcgcgtaaaaaaaatcgcgtaatttggagcaaattgcgtaaaaaaagatcgcgtcgttacaaaacttttcgctatgtggtaagtgtgtgtgtgtgtgtgtgtgtgtgtgtgtatgtgtgtatgtatgtgtatgtgtgtgtatgtttgtgtgtgtgttacatattggctcataaacaatatttcccatgtcacacttcgcgtaatttcaagaaaatcgcgtaaaaaaaaatcgcgtaatttcgataaaatcgcgtaaaaaaaaatcgcgtaatttcgataaaatcgcgtaaaataaaatcacgtaaaaaaaagttgcataaaacagaattcagtgtaatttcaaaatgatttttaatattattctaaACCGGTCACGAAATGATTCTCAATTTAGAAAAAATGGTTCTGGAATGATTTTGTAgttatttaaaatatttcaaaattgattCTGAAATGAAGAATGTTTCCTAATTTCCAAGTAAATAGAGTTTAAGTTTTGAAAATGTCCAAATCTCGCGCTCTCTCTTGACCTAGGGATATCAGGTTAAAGGACAGCTTGTTGCTAGAATTGGACAGGTGTAATTTCGTCCATCCCCATCGCATTCTCCAAAGTTAAAAACCACTCGCACCATAAAAAGGAACAAAAGAAACTGTGTATCTACCTCTGTAGCTAGCACCAAGCTTCACGTCGCAACCTGAAGCGATGTTCCAGCTTCACGATCTTACTTTTGTTACTGCCAAGGACTTCGGCTTTGTAAATGGATTGTGAGCCAGGTACAGCCTCGACTGTccaagataaaaaaatataatggtAACTGGCTTATGCACAAAACAAAACTGAATAAAACGCGAGAATTTtgacgcaaaacttttcctcaaACGCTCTGGGTCACAGTTTGCTTCGATCAAGAAAGAGTTTAATACGATACAGAAGATAAAGACcaagatggatttttttttgtaagcaaTTGATAGTACGTATATTTCAAATGAATAATTGTACACATAGGTAATAAGCAACAACTAGATATTCACAATTTTTGTTCACGTTCCCCAAGCAGCTTTGAGCTACAAACAAACACACCACCCGTATACCAAATTTACACATCCCGTTTCTGTCTAATTGTGCGGTTCGAAAGTGTTGATTGTACAAGTCTGGTTACAGAAACCAGGGACCTCATCATTGTTCCTTAGATTGTACGTCTTTCGGTGGATTTTTCCGAGAAAAGTCCCACGCACGATACAGCTGAGCAAGCTGTGTAATGGCCACGAAGAGATTCACCGAGAACAGTCCATAGTTTTTGGGAATAATCACCAGAGAGTAACGGGACCAAATCAATCCGGTGGCTGCCAGTGAGGCCGACTGAGAAACCGACAGTTGATCCGCTGGACGTCGCAAATCATTCAATCCAGCAAAGACAAGTCCCTAGTGTTACAAGAAAAGTCCTGTTTAATTGGGAGATTATAATCTTGAGCTTGAGTGCTTACCCATTTGAATACTGGAGCCCAGAAGAACACAGTTTTTGGTCCTGTTCAGTCGATGAAAAGgatattcaaaattttagttgCATAACAAAACTGTACAGGTGGTATTCTTATCGCTTGATTGGCGACCTAACGTTATATAATTCAATTTCGTGTGGATTGATTTAGTTTAGTCGGACGAATTTGCGTCTCACGGTCAGCCAATCAACTTGACCTCTAAATTTGCCTGAACcttcactcactcactcactcaccaGCAGCATGATTCCAAAGTGGTCTCAGCGCGGTAGGCACGAACCGATCGGCAGTATTCACTATTCCATTGTACACCCGTGAGGCAGCCATTCTCTAAATCCAAATGAAGCAGTTAGGAAGCGTTCGGTTGATACTGGAAGGAAACTTTTCTCTCTATCCTACAGCGCACTGAATACTGCGAAACCAAACGAGACTGCGACAGTGCGAAAGCAGCCGTAATCAGTAAACTAAACACTTTTACTAGAAGTGACAGAAGTAGAACCGGGGAGAAAGCGAGCTGCACGCTTAATGCactgaacacaaaaatgggttaaattttgtttatgttgAACTGCGTTATTTAACCACGCTTGCATTCAGCAAAAAACATGAATAAATTGGAATGAGAGTGTCGAAACTAGCAATTGTAACAAAATCCAGAAATAATAATGAAATTGTTTgatgaaaataagtttactcttatatgagtcaactttttattgttttgaatcCATCCTCCGTCGATGTTGTGTTGAGTAATCAAATATTGAACtcatttgaaaatataacaAGTAAACGGCATAACGTGATATATcgcaaaattacaaattacaaaattacagttGCAAACGTTTCTGAGGTAATAAAAGATCAAAAACAGAATCATCTTAAATTGAGCTGAAAATGGTTAAAGCACGAAAGTTTTCCAAATTATGTTCAGAATACGACATGTTATTCTGAAAACcagaaatgaataaaaaaatactacaatgaTCAGTAATAGAGCACAAAGTGGTAATAAAACCTATCAAAAGGTTAAAAAGACCATTATATCAAATTCAGCTATGTGATAGACTTTACTACCAGCTAGAATTTACTTTTTGTCCTGTTTGTCGAGTTTGCTTTAAAAACcacgggaatggcatcgctgtcagctaccatacatttgacgcgttaccaacatcactggcactggcacctgaaaaatgggcagtttacccttatcttatgttgattcgggcaaaccggctaaatgttgactgcaatttttaatagcatatcagacagttttgagcaatttcttaaggttttcacatggtatgtgatattctaagtgatatttagtacattaattgtgtcccaaagcaaagtgaagcaaactgtgacagcagaaaaagtagttttgggacaaacggtacagaaatagatgttcgtaacgcttgaaggctaccataccattcccCTGGTAAAAACTTCGCAGATTTGCTTTTACTAATTGAGCGTGTAGTCCAAGATTTGACGTTTCAGCATCATTCGAAAGTTAGTCCCTTTTATCGATTTATGACAGATCAACGTGAGttgtttacaaacatttattttatgcaTTTCTCAGATCGAAAATAGATTTTTCGCTTTTAATTCGTAGATCCAATAATGTCCGAATACACTGCAGTGAAGAGTAGCAAACTAGTACTTAAGGGAGAAAGCTCCAAGTAGGTTTcaaattcagttttatttcagcATACaattaaaaccaataattttagGAGCTCCAAACGTAAGCACAAAAAGCACAAGAAAGAAAGTAAAGAAGGTTCCTCATCTGCCAAGCGCAACCGGGTCGAGGTCGATGAGGACGCTCAAAAGCACGGCGGCTGGTGGAAAGTAACGAAGCTAGCCGAAATTACCGGTTCGGTGGCAGTTCAATTTGGCAAGCGGGCCTTCATTAGGGCACTAGACAATGGCCTTTTTACGCTGGGGGCGCCACACGACGAAGGTGATGGACCGGATCCGGAAGAGATATTCACCGCCGTGCTGATCAACGAGGAGAAGGTAGCCTTCAAGTCCGGCTACGGCAAATATTTGAAGGTGGAAAAGGATGGCATGGTGACGGGCAGATCGGACGCTGTTTCGGCGGTGGAACAGTTTGAGCCGGTCTTCGAGGGGAACAAGATGGCACTGCTAGCCGCCAATGGATGTTTTATTTCGGTTGATCCTGAGGACGATGCAGTTGTGGCTATTAAAAAAAAGGTCGGCGAAAACGAGGTCTGCGTTGTGAGAAGCTGCGCGGTGCGTGAACAGAAATCCACTAAGGAGGTGGCTGTCGAAGAGGAAGGCGACCTGGACCAAGTGGAAGTTAATTACGTGTAAGAATTAGACATACAACAATCTGATCGTTTTGATTTGGAAAGTGTTTCTTTTTCGTTTACAGGAGGAAGTTTCAGAAGTTTCAAGATAAAAAACTACGTGTCAACACTGAGGACAAAGCGGCATTGAAGCAGGCTAAGGAAGAAGGGGCACTGCACGAAGCTTTATTGGATCGGCGAAGCAAAATGAAAGCGGACCGATACTGCAAATAGTTTAGTGGATTCTTTCTAAAGAGCAACAATATAACGTGTATCACACTAGAAAATTGGATCGacatttgttgttttgttttattatggATCATTCATTCCAGCTGACTGTGGGCAGTTTCCCGATCACACTGCATTTTATCATCCAACGTGATGCCTATTTTCTAAAATACAATGGGGATTCCATCCAAAGTTGCTTTAAAACCGCTTCCTCATTCAATGCTCGGTATGATGTTTGATACTATTTAAATATCGTATATCGCTTTCGGTCCACCTGCTGTTCCTGCTGGTATTTCCGTGTATTTTGATGTAATGAATTATACGTTTTCGGTTGAGTATAACATACATTTTTCTTtgagtgtgtttgtgtgttaGCCATAATAGGGGTCCTAAATGattattagtgttttttttttgttgtattaATTTTGTGATAGATATATTTACTGTTTGCCGAAAATGTTCGCTATTGACTCACTGGTTAGACCTGTTTGCTGCCTTAATCAACATCCCTTGTTTACGGAAGCTTTTGCCTGACGATCCCTCATTTTTCGCataatttgtttctatttactGTTCCTTATTTGGTTCGCTTATTATAAACTGCAGTATCTTAAGGTATAAAAAAGAACGAATGTCGTCTACATAGAGACAAATTATTAAAGCATGAACCAATGAGGCTACAATGTCTCACGATCGAAACCCAGCGGAACTGAAAGTCCTGCATGGATTGTAAAGAACAAATAATTAAGAATAAACTAAACATGGCGAATTCAGCCGAACTCCCGACACATTTTTTGTGTGTGTATTCATTTCATTTATTAATTACAGCGGAGACAAATGAAGTcagaaacaaaattaaactaaaaGACTTGGCTTATGGAGCTTCTGTTTCAAAATATCATCAAAGGACTGAGAAATTCATTCGATCTCTATCGGTTattggtttgtttgtttgtttgtgagTTGAGGTCCGACTTGATGCAGACTGAAAAGAAGCTGCTTTTGCATGCATatacgtgtgtgtgtatttttTGAGTGTGTGATTGTGTGCTGCAGTGTGTTTGTGAGAGTCTTTTGCTGTGTGTTGATTTGTGTACCGATCAGGCTTTAATAATACAATCCTCAGCTAATCGTCGATTGTGATCGCAAAAGTCTTAACCATTCGACAAATTCGTCCAGCATGACGGGCCCTGTAACGAACGGAATATACGATATGAATTTTTAGAACTTCGTTTCATTCAAAAAACAAACATGAATCATCGATGGATTTTCCGCATttactggaccgattttctcAACCAACAGAAATTCAGACGGATGCAAGAGGAACAATTTTGAACACCTATCGAAGTCCAAACTCTTACACAAAACGTCTCATGAGATGCGAGTGAAATTTGAAAACGTAGTCAACAAacataagaaaaaaaactacttacaGGCACCGTCGACATCGTAGTTGTTTAGATCATTGGAGATAGTACGGGAAAACTCGAGAATATTACACCACTGATCTTTGTTGATCACTTTGTACTTGGACTGCTCCAGAAATTGGGCGAATTGTGCATAAAGGGTCCAGTGCTTGCCGAGTAGCAGCTGTAGCATCGCTTTCGCTGTCTCAATGTCCATACTGCGCTGGTCTTTGTCCTACAAAAAAGACAGAAGTCATCACACTAAAATGCCAAAAGCTCGAAATAAAACCGCTTACCCGAGCAAAGTCATACGCGTATCTGTAGATTACTTTAAAAGTGTTGTGATCGTTTAGCAGATTACGCAGGTGATCAAGCTTGCATTGCACCTTGCCGGGGGTGTCACACTGCAGATCTGTCAGCCCTTTGAGCCATTCGCTCTGTGTGAAGAAACCCATCTGGCGGGCACCCATTTTGTACGCCAGTACGAGCATAGCGACATTCTCCGGTTCAACACCGATATCTTCGCAAAACTTCTCCATTCCTTCGGGACCTAAAATGGGAAAAATTAATCACATCATAAATCAAAACATGCATCCACAAAAAGAAAACCTCACCCAAAGTATCCGGATCGTCTGCTGTTGTGTACTCGCGGAACCAATTCAGGCATCTTTTCTGACTGAAAGCGTCGTCCACTTTGCTGTACCGCCGTGAGCTGAAAGTATAACAAAAGAACAGAAAAGACGATTACCCAATTATCCTTTGACGGTGATACACGTTTGGTGAAAcgacaaaaaaaagcaaaacgtAACACAATAATACTAGTACATTCTACGCTATGTAGGACAGTTTACATTTCTTCACCCATTTTGCCGTCCgccagaagtttttttttttttttgcaacggatTTGCAAGGCACTACTAGCTAGAAGAGCGGCAGTCTTATCTATGCCCAAACTCTTCTTCTTCACTGCTACTGACTAGCGCGTTAATACCAGCAAGGCAAATTTAATCTTTTGATAATCTAACTAACGAAAAACCGTAGCGCATCATCAGCAAAAGTGAGAGGAGCAAGAGAGCAAGAGCACCGGAGAGCTTATCactaattttaagcaatgcCGAAATACATCTGTGACAGTGGAAATCGAAAAACGGAAAATTCTCTAGTCATGATCGTCGTTTGGGAATCACGGCCAATCCCCACCACCTGGGCTCTTACTACAGTCTAGGTGCGAGCTGCGCGTAAGAATTTTTTACTCAGGCGTCACCGTAATCGCATTGGTTGGCCAAAGAAACACGAGCACGGAGGTGGAAGCTTCGCTCTTGTTGTTTCTGTTGCTAAAAATACCCTGTGGTTCTCTCTTGGGTGGTGATACTATACATATTATACTCCTCTCCGTCTGTCGTCATCGTTCGCTTGATCGGTCATTCTGCTGAAGGACCGTACGGGTAGGGTGAATCACCTAATTCTAGGAGGAAGAGTGCATGGGTGATATGTTATTAGACGCACGCGATTATGCACAGCGCGCTAGACGATCGACGCTTTGTTCCCACTATAGATAGGAGAGAGCACCTTTTACCAAACCTGATTTACATTATCACACGATTAGAGGTTTTGATCGCGCA from Wyeomyia smithii strain HCP4-BCI-WySm-NY-G18 chromosome 3, ASM2978416v1, whole genome shotgun sequence encodes the following:
- the LOC129729524 gene encoding mitochondrial pyruvate carrier 2-like; translation: MAASRVYNGIVNTADRFVPTALRPLWNHAAGPKTVFFWAPVFKWGLVFAGLNDLRRPADQLSVSQSASLAATGLIWSRYSLVIIPKNYGLFSVNLFVAITQLAQLYRAWDFSRKNPPKDVQSKEQ
- the LOC129728623 gene encoding protein FRG1 homolog, which encodes MTDQHPIMSEYTAVKSSKLVLKGESSKSSKRKHKKHKKESKEGSSSAKRNRVEVDEDAQKHGGWWKVTKLAEITGSVAVQFGKRAFIRALDNGLFTLGAPHDEGDGPDPEEIFTAVLINEEKVAFKSGYGKYLKVEKDGMVTGRSDAVSAVEQFEPVFEGNKMALLAANGCFISVDPEDDAVVAIKKKVGENEVCVVRSCAVREQKSTKEVAVEEEGDLDQVEVNYVRKFQKFQDKKLRVNTEDKAALKQAKEEGALHEALLDRRSKMKADRYCK
- the LOC129728624 gene encoding DCN1-like protein 4 isoform X1, which translates into the protein MPRGKRRSAADMGPSEDDRQSSKRLRNAFLSSLSSRRYSKVDDAFSQKRCLNWFREYTTADDPDTLGPEGMEKFCEDIGVEPENVAMLVLAYKMGARQMGFFTQSEWLKGLTDLQCDTPGKVQCKLDHLRNLLNDHNTFKVIYRYAYDFARDKDQRSMDIETAKAMLQLLLGKHWTLYAQFAQFLEQSKYKVINKDQWCNILEFSRTISNDLNNYDVDGAWPVMLDEFVEWLRLLRSQSTIS
- the LOC129728624 gene encoding DCN1-like protein 4 isoform X2, whose product is MGEEISRRYSKVDDAFSQKRCLNWFREYTTADDPDTLGPEGMEKFCEDIGVEPENVAMLVLAYKMGARQMGFFTQSEWLKGLTDLQCDTPGKVQCKLDHLRNLLNDHNTFKVIYRYAYDFARDKDQRSMDIETAKAMLQLLLGKHWTLYAQFAQFLEQSKYKVINKDQWCNILEFSRTISNDLNNYDVDGAWPVMLDEFVEWLRLLRSQSTIS